From Numida meleagris isolate 19003 breed g44 Domestic line chromosome 4, NumMel1.0, whole genome shotgun sequence, the proteins below share one genomic window:
- the DGKG gene encoding diacylglycerol kinase gamma isoform X1 gives MSDGGWITLSPAEFAQLQQYTDYSTKKLKDVLEEFHGDGVLSRYNPEQPIDYEGFRLFMKTYLEVEVPEELCQHLFTSFKRKSCQAAPEAQHRSPSVSQLEPKSLDAGISIQTEVACAPVTGINGKTLLSTLGRHAAEPKGCPNTVAEPQPAALSPASIAAASPSWSRSSSQKSTTGTPSAHNSSGSSKISSGSLLSPQSPGELRWGCAGDRWQGFSGAVPGAAVVTSLARQPPSASTPLLCKLKPSVPSRRAAASQCLNYLAAAPMERGINEVPPRCLRSERPSAAGSRSLEKRLPFSLRKSHSALKAAPQHPPAPLAQVVYLKDIVCYLSLLERGRAEDKLEFMFRLYDTDGNGILDSSELDRIINQMVHVAEYLEWDSTELKPILKAMMEEIDYDHDGNVTLEEWIRGGMTTIPLLVLLGMETNVKDDGQHAWRLKHFKKPAYCNFCRTMLLGVRKQGLCCSFCKYTVHERCVSKDIASCISTYMKSKRNTSVMQHTWIEGNSPVKCDRCHKSIKCYQGITGLHCVWCQVTLHNKCASHVKPECDGGPLRDHILLPSYICPVVLERQSHCRRSDSESPASTSPEDGQNFKFNSTTVDGQGLQISPRPGTHPLLVFVNPKSGGRQGERVLRKFHYLLNPRQVYNLDRGGPAPGLSFFRDTPDFRVLACGGDGTVGWILDCIDKANLLKHPPVAVLPLGTGNDLARCLRWGGGYEGGSLMKVLKDIEHSTEVMLDRWQIDVIPSDKEANGDPVPYSIINNYFSIGVDASIAHRFHVMREKHPEKFNSRMKNKLWYFEFGTSETFAATCKKLHDYIEVECDGTLLDLSNASLEGIAVLNIPSMYGGSNLWGETKKQRGYNRLSKKAPEKPHTAVVTDAKELKFCAQDLSDHLLEVVGLEGAMEMGQIYTGLKSAGKRLAQCSAVTIRTSKLLPMQVDGEPWMQPSCTVKITHKSQVPMLLGPPQKSSFFFLKRRNRTRD, from the exons ATGAGCGACGGGGGCTGGATCACGCTCAGCCCCGCCGAGTTCGCCCAGCTCCAGCAGTACACCGACT ACTCCACCAAGAAGCTCAAGGATGTCTTGGAGGAGTTCCATGGGGATGGTGTCCTCTCGAGGTACAACCCTGAACAG CCCATTGACTACGAGGGCTTCCGCCTCTTCATGAAGACCTACCTGGAGGTGGAGGTGCCCGAGGAGCTCTGCCAGCACCTCTTCACGTCCTTCAAGCGGAAGAGCTGCCAGGCGGCCCCCGAGGCCCAGCACCGGAGCCCCAGCGTCTCGCAGCTCG AGCCCAAGTCACTTGATGCCGGCATCTCCATCCAGACTGAGGTGGCCTGCGCTCCTGTCACAG GGATCAACGGGAAAACGCTGCTCAGCACCCTGGGACGGCACGCGGCTGAGCCCAAGGGCTGCCCCAACACGGTGGCCGAGCCGCAGCCGGCAGCGCTGAGCCCAGCCTCCATAGCCGCTGCCTCCCCCAGCTGGTCCCGGTCATCCTCCCAGAAGTCCACCACTGGCACTCCCTCTGCTCACAACTCCTCAGGGTCCTCAAAGATCTCCTCAGGGTCCCTGCTCAGCCCCCAGTCGCCAGGTGAGCTccgctggggctgtgcaggggaCAGGTGGCAGGGGTTCTCCGGTGCTGTCCCCGGGGCAGCAGTGGTGACCTCTCTGGCCAGGCAGCCTCCCAGTGCCTCAACACCTTTGCTTTGCAAACTGAAGCCATCGGTCCCGTCccgcagagctgctgcctctcaATGTCTTAAttacctggcagcagctcctaTGGAGAGGGGGATTAATGAAGTGCCTCCCCGCTGCCTGAGGAGCGAGCGGCCATCTGCTGCGG GCTCAAGGAGTTTGGAGAAGAGACTTCCTTTCAGCCTGCGGAAAAGCCACAGCGCCCTGAAagctgccccccagcacccTCCAGCCCCCCTGGCTCAGGTGGTCTACCTGAAGGACATCGTCTGCtacctgtccctgctggagAGAGGACGGGCAGAGGACAAGCTGGAAT tTATGTTTCGCCTGTATGACACCGATGGGAATGGCATCCTGGACAGCTCG GAGCTGGATCGTATCATAAACCAGATGGTGCATGTGGCTGAGTACCTGGAGTGGGACTCTACTGAGCTGAAGCCT ATTCTGAAGGCAATGATGGAGGAGATCGACTACGACCATGATGGGAACGTGACACTGGAAGAGTGGATCCGGGGCGGCATGACCACCATCCCCCTGCTGGTCCTGCTGGGGATGGAGACG AATGTGAAGGACGATGGGCAGCACGCCTGGAGGCTGAAGCACTTCAAGAAGCCTGCCTACTGCAACTTCTGCCGCACCATGCTGCTGGGTGTCCGCAAGCAGggcctctgctgctcct TCTGCAAATACACCGTGCACGAGAGGTGTGTGTCCAAAGACATCGCCTCCTGCATCAGCACCTACATGAAGTCCAAGAGGAACACCAGT GTGATGCAGCACACCTGGATTGAGGGCAACTCCCCTGTCAAGTGTGACCGATGCCACAAGAGCATCAAGTGCTACCAGGGCATCACCGGTCTGCACTGCGTCTGGTGCCAAGTCACC CTTCACAACAAATGTGCTTCCCACGTGAAGCCGGAGTGTGACGGGGGCCCTCTGCGGGACCACATCCTGCTGCCTTCCTACATCTGCCCGGTGGTTCTG GAGCGGCAATCCCACTGCCGCAGGTCTGACAGCGAGTCCCCGGCAAGCACCAGCCCCGAGGATGGGCAGAACTTCAAGTTCAACTCCACCACAGTGGATGGGCAAGGGCTGCAG ATCAGCCCCCGGCCTGGGACACATCCCCTGCTGGTGTTCGTGAACCCCAAGAGTGGAGGGAGGCAAGGGGAGCG ggTCCTCCGAAAATTTCACTACCTGCTCAACCCACGGCAAGTGTACAACCTGGATCGTGGTGGGCCCGCTCCCGG GCTGAGCTTTTTCCGGGACACTCCAGATTTCCGTGTCCTGGCCTGCGGAGGGGATGGCACCGTCGGCTGGATCCTGGACTGCATAG ACAAggcaaacttgctgaagcaCCCGCCAGTGGCTGTCCTGCCTCTGGGAACGGGCAATGACTTGGCCCGGTGCCTGCGCTGGGGAGGAG GCTACGAGGGCGGCAGCCTGATGAAGGTGCTGAAGGACATCGAGCACAGCACGGAGGTGATGCTGGACCGCTGGCAGATAGACGTGATTCCCAGTGACAAGGAGGCCAATGGGGACCCTGTCCCATACAGCATCATCAACAACTACTTCTCCATTGGGGTG GATGCCTCCATTGCCCACCGCTTCCACGTCATGCGAGAAAAGCACCCTGAGAAATTCAACAGCAG GATGAAGAACAAGCTGTGGTACTTCGAGTTTGGCACGTCGGAAACCTTTGCAGCCACCTGTAAGAAGCTCCACGACTACATCGAGGTGGAG TGCGATGGGACCCTGCTGGACCTGAGCAACGCCTCCTTGGAGGGCATCGCTGTCCTCAACATCCCCAGCATGTATGGCGGCTCCAACCTCTGGGGCGAGACCAAGAAGCAGCGTGGCTACAACCGCCTGAGCAAGAAAGCACCGGAGAAGCCGCACACAGCGGTGGTGACCGATGCCAAGGAGCTCAAGTTCTGTGCACAAG